In Bombus vancouverensis nearcticus chromosome 12, iyBomVanc1_principal, whole genome shotgun sequence, the genomic stretch TATGTAACGTGCAGTGGCTGTAACAAGTATTTGCGTCTTACTGTATTTCttatagtatttatatactAATTAACCTAATTAGGTTCAAGTATATCAAAGTTTCGTATCATTAATCTTTATATCGGTACAAAGGTTGGAGAATGAGCGTACGTGCAAATAGTTTTCGGTTGCTATGTAATAATTTTTTGGTAGAGTCCCGCCGTTTCCTTTCGTAGCGCGCACACGTAACGTAAGGTTCAAACGAAAGATGTCGTTGTTCTAGAACTGTAAATTTTAAGTAAAAATTCCGCGAtactgtatattaataaatataattgtagAAAACTGAATGCGATGTTTCAAGGCAAGCAGATATTCCTAACACTGCCTACAGCGAAATTCGCGAAATTCGTTTGCATTTTGACAAGCGTATTGCAGGAAGGCACCTTATCGAATTAATGCGATACTATCGACTTAAATCAGAAGAAAGTCCGTTAATTTGCTTGACTCAACCAACCTCCGTGTAGTTAACCTCTGTATTCTAGCTGATAAAACGAATTCGCCTCGATTAACTGATTCAGCCAATTTCGGCTCACGCAGTGTCGATACAGTCGCAATGATATACCACTCTCGCTGGAAGCGCTTCGTGTCTTTTGTTCAAACGAAGCGAAAAATGATCGTTACTGTCGGCTGACTCCGATAGCGATAGAAAAAGACGATAATGACGAACTCGTGACTATGAATTTGCCGGCAGTTATCGTTATCGTTCAATTCGAGCGAGACGATCATATcattaagaaaattttattcttccGAGCTGTCTATTGTTTTGCGCGCATTTCATGCAAATCGATTAATAATGATTCGTTAAATGGATACACTGTAGAATAAAACGTGGTCTTTGTTCGTGCATTCTGTAGCTCATGAAAGTACACGTTTGAGTATTTATCGTAGGAAACTTTATGTACACATTATCTGTGTTATATAAAGACATTCTTAAATTTCATTCGTCGCTGTAACGATATATGGCTATGATGATTCAATCGGTATTTAAAACCAATCTGagaatgtatatagaaattagaaGAGGATGCAAACGTTTATTTTGTAGGAGATCAATGTTCGTATAGATAAATAATTAGCGTTAAAACGATCCCATTAAGTGTTCGCGATCACGTTTAAATACTTTTCTTATCTTTGTGAAATACGTGTTTGCGCGAAATATCAAAACGTTTACATACAACGCACGTAGTATATTCGTAAAAGGTTTCTATTCTATTCGTAAAACGTTGCAACATCTTCgagaacaattttattttgtactcGTAGGATCAAAGTTGCCGAAGTACGTTAATCCTACAAATGTTTGCGGGGCTGGAATGTTTTTTACCTGCCGTGGCTGATATCCACACCCTATTAACCTTTGCTTAGACGAATTAGCTAAGCTTTCTATGTCTCCTGCTTTCAATTTGTATTCGGCTGATTGGGCCTCATCTCGTACAATGTAACGCTACTCGTTGATCTCGATGCGCTGCCTGATTGAGAGTAATTTACCGACTACTCAGATGTTTCAGCCGAAAATGCGACAAGCCAATTTCAACGATGCGACATCAACAAAGCGACGGATCAGTGTGGCGAAAACGAAAGATGCTTTAAAAATTCGGAGAACGAAGAAGCACAGTGCAGATGCGTGAGAGGTTTCGAAGCGGACGGAGGCCAGTGTGTCCAGGTTACTACATTTCGCAACGTAATTATTGATCAGTCAACGATCGAAGTCCACTCAggaggtatatatatatatataaaaacgtCGGCAGCGAAAGATCTAACCTAAAAATTTAGCTTGGTAGTGAAAAAGTTAGCTTGGTATCGGCGCAAACTAAACTATTCTGTGCAAATCTCGTAAACGGTCGAGCAAACAATTTCCCTATTTTTTTTCTAGATCGATAATACGATTGCGTTAACTCGTTATATCGTACATAGAGTAACCACGAGATAGAGGGTTATCGCGGAAGGAAATGTTTAATTAAGAAACGCTACGATTTTTCATGTCGATGGTGctgaatgaaattattttaaaattttgtttaggTAGTCCCATAGGTGCTGGCTTGTTTATACTGACTTTCCTCATACTAATGCTCATGTTACTGTATTTCGTCGAGAAGCGATATAAGTGGTTCCAACGAGTTCGACAGCGTCGTTCAAATCATTACGGCAATGTGCTAGTCACaagagacgacgacgacgatgacgattcACCGATAGCGTAAGCTGGTACCTAATAGTAATTAATACGTGTGCCGTGTACAAAGTGCGAAACTTTTTAACAAAAGCACGAACTTTAACGCAGAGACGCTCAGTTACACAATTCATAATTTAAAGCGACAAGCTTTGAGTTACCGCTGCGTGGATCGCCTTACCGAATAACCGCAATAAAAATCTAGTACCGGTTCATGTCCAATTGCCTCGTCCTCCCGGGCGAGTTGCAAGGAAATTTCGATCGATTTCTCTATCGATCTCTATCGAGTTCTATAGGCAATGCATTTAACCGCTTATACCTCCGTGATCGTGACTTGAAGCATTCGACATTTCGAGAATCGAACATTGAACGTCGCACATGAACGTCTTCTCTTGGAGCTTGTTACGCTTAGGGAACAATATTGTGTAACTCTGTGTACCTATATATGGAGGGAAGGTTTAGATACCAGGTATGTGCGAAGCAAAATATCGTCGAACTGAATTAAGAGGCTAAATGTAAACGAGTGTTGGTGTAAGTAGACGTGTTTTATGCCGATAAACGTAAATCTTTCATCTTTGAACGTGTAAAACATATCCATCTCCGACTTTTTACATAACATCCATTCAGATGGTAATTACACGTATGTACGTTTCTAAAGGTGAAAAGACATTTCACCGACCATATTGGCAGGGTTATTGATAATCGCACGATATTTATGTCTCTATTATTTAACGATTGAATATGTACAGAACGTTTGCATAAGAATACTGCTACTTACACGATCACCGATTCTACGTTTATATACAATGGTTATAAAGGATACGGGATAACTGACTGCGGTTTCGATAGTTTGTAAGAACATATTGAAAGCATAATTTTTTACGATAACATTAAGAAACTGGTCAGTAAACTTTAACACGTTATTGATATGTTGTATAAAATCGGTGACTATCGGTCCATCTTTCGCTGTATACAAAATTTAGGATGAATTACATATTTACATTCTCAACTGTATCTTCGATCATGCAACGAAATTTGTGCATGTGACGCGATTAAACGTCGATCCGATAATTTTATAGACTGTCTTCCTTTGCAAGATTgcgtataaatttatattattgtttGCCAATGTTGAAACTTTTGTGGAAATTGACGATACATTTGGGATATTGAATCGTGTCGCGTGGATAAAGTTTTACCGTTCTCTCTGAATGTCTTGTTCTTTCGAGGATAACTCTCAAACGGATGTCACTTTACCAAAGAATAAACATTTCAAAATCTAAATTACGATATACATACGTGCCAGTTGCAAGCAAAGGCATCTTTTTGTTACACGTACATGTATCAttttataatagtaattaattaataatatatgttGCGTATAGTGCAGCATCTACTGCGCAATTAccatatattatgtaatatataattaattaattatcatttCTGTCACGTATGATTAGTACGCTCCTTAAATATTCCTGCAACGTGTTATTGATTAACCGCGAGAGGAGTCGATGATTTTTGTCTTTGTTACGAGTCGAAGGGAGTTAACTTTTAAACTGCAAGACGTTTAGATACTGCTACACTCATACCAAAAGAACGTTGCATTTCTTATCGCGCTCGGTATTGTTTTTGTAATATaaagaaatttgtaaataactttCCGCCATTCCGCGGGTGCGTATTCTTGCCAGCCAATCAGTCTCTTTCCTATAGCGTATAATCTAATTGTAATTCTGAAGAAAATCGCATATATATACACGAATATTCCTAAGAAAAGGGACGAGTCTCTATCTCTTGCGAAAGATTATCGAAACGTACACATTTGCATTTATTTTGGATTTATacgcatatttatatatatatttatatatatattatatatatatatatttatatatagatatatatatatatatatatcaagatatacataaatataaatattatatatatatatatttaacctATTCTTATACTCTATCATTTATGTACAGAACTACGCGCTAGAAGGTAATCAGAGCAATTAGGCGGTGCTCGAGATATCGATTCTGATTGGTTAGACCGCTCGGCATCGTGAGACGagatttgatatttttatagtCGGCGAGTACAAATTGAAACGGTGCGACAGGTATTAGCGAATTATTGTTTTTAGTTACGTATCGCCGGAAATTCTCTCGTAGTTTGCGATACGATCGTAGATGCGATGAACGTCACCGCTCATTTCACTTGTTAACGACACGTCTATTAGAATGCACTTCAGCGATGCAGTTTGACAATTCGACTGACTGTAATTATTGTTACCGTTTTTCATAATAGCCACGTTTACGCAAAACATCGACAATCTTGCATTACAATTTGTTGCGGTAGTTGGAAATTGAATCAAGCGAGATGGAAGAGAGAATGTTATTCTATAGATTTAATTCATCCTTTCGTATTTACAGGGATGACTTGGTTTGTGTGTACGTGGCTCTGTTGAGTTGTAAATTTTACTCTGTGATGTATTTTACGTTATCCTTGATGAAACATTTATTATCGATTGATTAACGTTCTCGTGGCACAATTTGTTAAGAGTAATACTAGCTCGATTGCAGGAACATACTGTATTTTCGAGTTCCTTGACGTTGTACGTACATATCGCATAACTGCTTTAAATGCAAAATATTAACAAGAAATTTGATAGTTTCCCCGACAATGAAACATTGTTTTCTCATAGGAAATTTTGTGGCCAAAAAATGTCTAAAACTGCGCATCTAAAAATTAAGAGAAATCTAACAAAAAGCACTGAATCTGTCTATTTCTAATAAATGCTTACGAAACGTGTCATCAGAATTAAGTCATCAATGACCACAATGAAGGATTTGTAAATATTCAAcatcgataaatataaaatagaaaataaagaaaataacacTCAAACGCTCTACCATTGATTATTTTACGCTCCTCTTAATCAACCTGTTTAGTTAATACGTACCGTTGTTCATTCTCGTATAATTTAATCTTTACATAAGTTATGCGACAATGAATAGAATTTTGATCTCTTTAAGATAGAAGATGATCTTATTTTTGTGGGTTTCCATTCGTAGCAACCTCCCCGTGGTGAGACCTGGGCAATCGATATTACTTACGATATAATACCTGTATTGTACGATATAATACCTGTATTGTACGTACGTAATATCGAGCTAATGGCTACGAGATCAACCTTCGTTCACTGcatatatctttttaaaattagttaaaaaattttttttaaattagtaAGAACTacagttaatataaaatagtaacATTTATATATGCACACTGTCGGtcgatttaataattaattttaatagtcGCGTCGTTATATGCAGTGTTCGAGGTTAATCAatctgaatatttttatagcaaaCGTCAACTAGAAGAagcaagaaagaagaaaggagctTGACCGCGCAGAGAGGAGTGCAGACgttgaagaaagaagaaaattcagTTCGCAATAAAGTTCATGTTGGGATACGAATTAGATTCATACGTTTTGTCActctttaatatattaatattttaaatatagacGTTGAAGAGGGAAGGAAATTCGGGCCGCAACGAAGTTCATGTTGGGATACGAATTAGATTTATACGTTTTGTCACTCTTTAATATCGTACGTCAAGACTGGTataatttacattacattaaaGATAGAATGCATACTCGAGAAAACTTACTTGCTACTATTGTCGAAAAGAAAATCGAGACGACGAATGTGCTTTCGTAGAAAACTGTTTACACGCGTATCATCGCACTGGGAGTAATAATTTAATTCGAAGGAATAGTGAATAATCGTGCGCATATTTACAAGATTAGCCGAAAGTAGAAACCGTTGTAATTTACATCTTCGATCAGAGATTTATACTGTGacagttaataaaataaaaatagttgaACAGCTAATAAGTTAAGCTAGTTAATAAGTGGCTAATATTTAAAACATAGTTTTTGAAAAACTACTACAGGGAAGAATGAATTTAACGTCGTCGATACTAATGCTAAAAGCTATTTTGGACAGTGATAGTTTTTCGATCATTCGGTCGAATAAAAGGTCATTAATTTCTGGATTCGTGATGATTTGCTTTAACTGTGCTCGATATTTGCTCGCCTCTCTGCGTAGTAGTTTGATTATTCGGATATTCGTTCTCTACTTTCAAGATCTAATACACGAAAACCATCCGCTTTCCTATCCCCTCCTATGAAAGACATCGAAAAGTTTGACCACACGACCAAGGGTCTAATAAATTCCTTTATTCTGAAAGGAAGTTAGCTTCTGCAAAAGATTGTTCCTTGAAACGTTCGATCGACGAAACGTGCCCGAATCGACCGATTTCCTAACGTTCCAAAGCTTTCTGTCAAGATTTCTTCGTCGTTAGTATTTGTTTCAGTAGCCGGTGTAATCGTGCCATGATCCTCTTTGCGGCCTATATTGCGCTCCACCGATCTGAATCGTTTCGGGCGTTCTGTAATATACGGTTCTCAGTCTGTCGTTGTTGCTAACTGCTGGCAAAAATTGAGAATTAGAAACGAATGGTTTCTGCTGCTGTTGATTCACGGGCCTGGAAACTTTGTAATTATTCTCGGATGATTGTAGAACCGCGTCTCTTCCTAGTTGTCGGTGAAGAGGTAGAACGAATCCACTGGGCAAGTTTGCCTCCTGATTCAGCGTAGGCGTTAATGCGTCGTTCAAAGTGACGTCGTACTCGCTTTCCGGGATATCCTGCAAACGATGCGTCACCTCGTTCAGCCTTTGTTTCACTCTGTAACTCTGAGGTCCTGTTGGTTGCTCCTCAGCTTCGTCGTTTTTAAAGGTAGACCCGTAAACGTTTGAGTTTTCGGTTACGGTTAATCGGCCCTTGTTACGGAACGAACCCGAGATCTGCACGTTTCCTTCGTTACTCTGCTGATTGGAATATTCCTCGGTGGGCCATTTGGCTAGTCCTCCAAAGTTCTGTTCATTTTCTATTTGTTCCTGCTTGGATGTCCGAACAAACGCATCGCTTATAGTCTTTTGTTGTTCTTCTTCCCTTTGTCTCTCAGTCGGCCTTCTAATCGCAGGTCTCGCTATAGATGTATCATATTCGTCGTTATATCCATGCTGACTCTCTGTTTGAACGTTCCTGTACGTATCGTGATTTTCGTTCTCCTCTTGTTGCGTTTTAGGCTCTTGATTAGATTCCTCGAGATTGTCCTGCGTTGCCTCATGCACGTAATAATTTTTTCCTCTCTCCTGAACGTTTGTCCTTTCAGTCGGTCTGTCCTCTTCCTTCTTAGACGTGGTAGCTTTCACACCGACCGGAGACAAGCCTCTTGGATTAGGGTTCCCGCCTCTAGATGGTAAGAAGGGTCGTTTAACGATGCGAACCGTGGTTCTTGGTGGTGGAGCGGGTGGATCTTCCGGTTCGTCGTAATAATCTTGCGAGTATTCCTCCAACGACGCGGTATGATAATGGCCACGATCACGCTTTTCGTCCTGATCTCG encodes the following:
- the LOC117155558 gene encoding uncharacterized protein LOC117155558 isoform X1, yielding MRNVRGNVFCYLIVALLFLAPSSYADVSAENATSQFQRCDINKATDQCGENERCFKNSENEEAQCRCVRGFEADGGQCVQVTTFRNVIIDQSTIEVHSGGSPIGAGLFILTFLILMLMLLYFVEKRYKWFQRVRQRRSNHYGNVLVTRDDDDDDDSPIA
- the LOC117155558 gene encoding uncharacterized protein LOC117155558 isoform X2, with the translated sequence MRNVRGNVFCYLIVALLFLAPSSYAAENATSQFQRCDINKATDQCGENERCFKNSENEEAQCRCVRGFEADGGQCVQVTTFRNVIIDQSTIEVHSGGSPIGAGLFILTFLILMLMLLYFVEKRYKWFQRVRQRRSNHYGNVLVTRDDDDDDDSPIA